The following are encoded together in the Syngnathus scovelli strain Florida chromosome 12, RoL_Ssco_1.2, whole genome shotgun sequence genome:
- the b3galnt2 gene encoding UDP-GalNAc:beta-1,3-N-acetylgalactosaminyltransferase 2 isoform X1 — MRRLALVLLPCALAVLVHLWLAHQRCPTPLEEDDDTLSDGVVPSYEVLVGVLSARQHYTLRQAIRDTWLGYLLQHPHFKHRVGVKFIVGKHGCAIPEEDREDPYSCSLLNITEPEAGQDAEREIVMVPDPTVLVPSDVSAVALDFKVLHPVVITRLGVFSRSAHPELKSNVTVKLLQLDQEKAIVTARFSGISTGTLVSGIWYKPVEKFILPKGFEGTLVWESSDSDVLTTVNSSCVQLNDGGGVLKFSSIAEGILPHRSALGFPGLAGGFTFTIYDRSSLSEHLRGRPARMERHAAGLRQEDAALKQESLRHGDMVFVDVVDTYRSVPSKLLQFYKWSVGNIDFSLLLKTDDDCYIDVDSVLMKIEHKGLKRSHFWWGNFRQSWAVDRIGKWQELEYASPAYPAFACGSGYVVSRDLVQWLASNAESLKAYQGEDVSMGIWMAAVGPQKYQDPSWLCEKECYLDMLSSPQHTAQELRVLWDRKRTCGDPCGCPWGQ, encoded by the exons ATGCGGAGGCTAGCGCTGGTTCTTCTGCCCTGTGCTCTCGCTGTACTGGTGCACTTGTGGTTGGCTCATCAACGGTGCCCCACGCCGCTGGAAGAGGACGACGACACACTCTCGG ATGGAGTGGTACCGTCCTATGAAGTTCTGGTGGGAGTTTTATCAGCCAGACAGCATTACACACTGCGACAAGCCATAAGGGACACCTGGCTGGGCTACTTGCTCCAACACCCTCACTTCAAGCACAG AGTGGGGGTGAAGTTTATTGTGGGCaaacatggatgtgccatcccaGAGGAGGACCGAGAAGATCCTTACTCTTGCTCCCTACTCAACATCACTGAGCCAG AGGCGGGACAGGATGCCGAGAGAGAAATCGTGATGGTGCCGGACCCCACGGTGCTCGTCCCCTCTGACGTGTCCGCCGTTGCCCTAGATTTTAAGGTACTCCACCCGGTGGTGATCACCAGGCTGGGGGTGTTTTCCCGAAGCGCCCACCCTGAATTGAAGAGCAATGTGACCGTAAAGCTTCTGCAGCTGGATCAGGAG AAGGCGATAGTAACGGCTCGCTTCAGTGGCATCAGCACAGGCACCCTTGTAAGCGGAATATGGTACAAACCGGTGGAGAAGTTCATCTTGCCCAAG GGTTTTGAGGGAACGCTAGTATGGGAGAGTTCCGACTCAGACGTACTGACCACAGTCAACTCGTCCTGCGTGCAGCTCAATGATGGAGGAGGTGTACTCAAGTTCTCCTCT ATTGCAGAAGGCATACTGCCCCACAGAAGTGCTCTTGGATTTCCTGGCCTGGCCGGAGGATTCACCTTTACCATTTACG ACAGGAGCAGTCTGTCTGAGCACCTGCGGGGTCGTCCAGCCAGGATGGAGCGCCACGCCGCAGGGCTGAGACAGGAGGACGCCGCCTTGAAGCAAGAAAGCCTAAGGCACGGCGACATGGTGTTTGTAGATGTGGTGGACACCTACAGGAGcgtgccttcaaaactgcttcagtTCTACAAATG GTCTGTGGGCAACATTGACTTCAGTCTACTCCTGAAGACTGATGATGATTGTTACATCGATGTGGACTCGGTATTAATGAAGATTGAGCACAAGGGTCTCAAACGCAGCCATTTCTGGTGGGGAAA TTTCAGACAGAGCTGGGCGGTGGATCGCATTGGAAAGTGGCAAGAGCTCGAGTACGCCAGTCCCGCCTACCCGGCCTTTGCGTGCGGATCGGGCTATGTGGTGTCACGTGACCTGGTGCAGTGGCTCGCCAGTAATGCAGAGAGTCTAAAGGCCTACCAG GGAGAAGATGTGAGCATGGGCATATGGATGGCAGCTGTTGGACCTCAGAAGTATCAG GATCCCAGCTGGCTCTGTGAAAAAGAATGCTACCTGGACATGCTGTCGTCCCCACAACACACGGCACAGGAGCTTCGTGTCCTTTGGGACAGGAAGAGGACGTGTGGTGACCCGTGTGGTTGTCCTTGGGGACAGTAA
- the b3galnt2 gene encoding UDP-GalNAc:beta-1,3-N-acetylgalactosaminyltransferase 2 isoform X2, producing the protein MRRLALVLLPCALAVLVHLWLAHQRCPTPLEEDDDTLSDGVVPSYEVLVGVLSARQHYTLRQAIRDTWLGYLLQHPHFKHRVGVKFIVGKHGCAIPEEDREDPYSCSLLNITEPEAGQDAEREIVMVPDPTVLVPSDVSAVALDFKVLHPVVITRLGVFSRSAHPELKSNVTVKLLQLDQEAIVTARFSGISTGTLVSGIWYKPVEKFILPKGFEGTLVWESSDSDVLTTVNSSCVQLNDGGGVLKFSSIAEGILPHRSALGFPGLAGGFTFTIYDRSSLSEHLRGRPARMERHAAGLRQEDAALKQESLRHGDMVFVDVVDTYRSVPSKLLQFYKWSVGNIDFSLLLKTDDDCYIDVDSVLMKIEHKGLKRSHFWWGNFRQSWAVDRIGKWQELEYASPAYPAFACGSGYVVSRDLVQWLASNAESLKAYQGEDVSMGIWMAAVGPQKYQDPSWLCEKECYLDMLSSPQHTAQELRVLWDRKRTCGDPCGCPWGQ; encoded by the exons ATGCGGAGGCTAGCGCTGGTTCTTCTGCCCTGTGCTCTCGCTGTACTGGTGCACTTGTGGTTGGCTCATCAACGGTGCCCCACGCCGCTGGAAGAGGACGACGACACACTCTCGG ATGGAGTGGTACCGTCCTATGAAGTTCTGGTGGGAGTTTTATCAGCCAGACAGCATTACACACTGCGACAAGCCATAAGGGACACCTGGCTGGGCTACTTGCTCCAACACCCTCACTTCAAGCACAG AGTGGGGGTGAAGTTTATTGTGGGCaaacatggatgtgccatcccaGAGGAGGACCGAGAAGATCCTTACTCTTGCTCCCTACTCAACATCACTGAGCCAG AGGCGGGACAGGATGCCGAGAGAGAAATCGTGATGGTGCCGGACCCCACGGTGCTCGTCCCCTCTGACGTGTCCGCCGTTGCCCTAGATTTTAAGGTACTCCACCCGGTGGTGATCACCAGGCTGGGGGTGTTTTCCCGAAGCGCCCACCCTGAATTGAAGAGCAATGTGACCGTAAAGCTTCTGCAGCTGGATCAGGAG GCGATAGTAACGGCTCGCTTCAGTGGCATCAGCACAGGCACCCTTGTAAGCGGAATATGGTACAAACCGGTGGAGAAGTTCATCTTGCCCAAG GGTTTTGAGGGAACGCTAGTATGGGAGAGTTCCGACTCAGACGTACTGACCACAGTCAACTCGTCCTGCGTGCAGCTCAATGATGGAGGAGGTGTACTCAAGTTCTCCTCT ATTGCAGAAGGCATACTGCCCCACAGAAGTGCTCTTGGATTTCCTGGCCTGGCCGGAGGATTCACCTTTACCATTTACG ACAGGAGCAGTCTGTCTGAGCACCTGCGGGGTCGTCCAGCCAGGATGGAGCGCCACGCCGCAGGGCTGAGACAGGAGGACGCCGCCTTGAAGCAAGAAAGCCTAAGGCACGGCGACATGGTGTTTGTAGATGTGGTGGACACCTACAGGAGcgtgccttcaaaactgcttcagtTCTACAAATG GTCTGTGGGCAACATTGACTTCAGTCTACTCCTGAAGACTGATGATGATTGTTACATCGATGTGGACTCGGTATTAATGAAGATTGAGCACAAGGGTCTCAAACGCAGCCATTTCTGGTGGGGAAA TTTCAGACAGAGCTGGGCGGTGGATCGCATTGGAAAGTGGCAAGAGCTCGAGTACGCCAGTCCCGCCTACCCGGCCTTTGCGTGCGGATCGGGCTATGTGGTGTCACGTGACCTGGTGCAGTGGCTCGCCAGTAATGCAGAGAGTCTAAAGGCCTACCAG GGAGAAGATGTGAGCATGGGCATATGGATGGCAGCTGTTGGACCTCAGAAGTATCAG GATCCCAGCTGGCTCTGTGAAAAAGAATGCTACCTGGACATGCTGTCGTCCCCACAACACACGGCACAGGAGCTTCGTGTCCTTTGGGACAGGAAGAGGACGTGTGGTGACCCGTGTGGTTGTCCTTGGGGACAGTAA
- the LOC125978081 gene encoding guanine nucleotide-binding protein G(I)/G(S)/G(O) subunit gamma-4 — translation MKDGIANNSTASISQARKAVEQLKMEACMDRIKVSKAAADLMAYCDAHIREDPLIVPVPASENPFREKKFFCAIL, via the exons ATGAAAGACGGCATCGCCAACAACAGCACAGCCAGCATCTCTCAAGCAAGGAAAGCTGTGGAGCAGCTCAAGATGGAGGCGTGCATGGATAGGATAAAG GTGTCCAAAGCCGCCGCAGACTTGATGGCCTACTGCGACGCCCACATACGCGAGGACCCTCTCATCGTGCCCGTGCCGGCCTCGGAGAACCCGTTCCGGGAGAAGAAGTTCTTCTGCGCCATCCTCTGA